One window of the Leptotrichia massiliensis genome contains the following:
- a CDS encoding helix-turn-helix domain-containing protein has product MGRKSKISNELKIELVKRVLSGEASIKSLAKEYNIAKSSLMTWKKKYVEIGEESIMVGDKNRRYSREIKEKAIKSYLNNEGSLFDICKKYDIASVSVLNYWIRDYRRSMDANGNYTVVKKHIRKSIDAKVEAVVFCQNNNYDYNLTIKKFGVSYQQIYSWVKKYEKGGVDALVDNRGKRHPENKDEKSTKKKK; this is encoded by the coding sequence ATGGGAAGAAAATCGAAAATATCTAATGAACTAAAAATTGAGCTCGTAAAACGGGTATTATCAGGAGAAGCAAGCATTAAAAGTTTAGCAAAGGAATACAATATTGCAAAATCTTCATTAATGACTTGGAAAAAGAAATATGTTGAAATCGGCGAAGAAAGTATTATGGTTGGAGATAAAAATAGACGTTATAGCCGTGAAATTAAAGAAAAAGCTATCAAAAGCTATTTAAATAATGAAGGATCTTTGTTTGATATCTGTAAAAAATACGATATTGCGTCTGTAAGTGTACTAAATTACTGGATTAGAGACTATAGAAGAAGTATGGATGCAAATGGAAATTATACAGTAGTAAAAAAACATATAAGAAAATCAATTGATGCAAAAGTTGAAGCTGTAGTATTTTGTCAAAATAATAATTATGATTATAATTTAACAATCAAGAAATTTGGCGTTTCATATCAACAAATTTATTCATGGGTAAAAAAATATGAAAAAGGTGGAGTTGACGCATTAGTCGATAATCGTGGAAAAAGACATCCTGAAAATAAAGATGAAAAATCTACTAAGAAAAAGAAATAA
- the trhA gene encoding PAQR family membrane homeostasis protein TrhA, whose translation MNKKTKNKNANTLLEIHKKAESFSQGEEIANFVSHTVGAGLAVIAFIVLTIRASWNQDIGTIISFMAFGFGLVVLYTMSAIYHGLKPGTAKMIFEIFDHSAIYILIAASYTPFLYLVVDSPMNKIILTIQWVVCILGIVFKAFFTGKFKLFSTMLYLIMGWMIVFAWNDLIKNINQVSLIYLILGGVLYSLGTIFYSWKICKFNHMIWHIFVILGSVFHFLAVYYLVS comes from the coding sequence ATGAATAAAAAAACTAAGAATAAAAACGCTAATACGTTATTAGAAATACATAAAAAAGCAGAAAGTTTTTCACAAGGTGAGGAAATTGCTAATTTTGTGAGTCATACTGTTGGTGCTGGACTTGCTGTAATAGCTTTCATAGTACTTACGATACGTGCAAGCTGGAATCAAGATATAGGAACAATTATATCTTTTATGGCATTTGGATTTGGATTAGTTGTTTTATATACAATGTCTGCAATATATCACGGGTTAAAACCAGGAACAGCTAAAATGATTTTTGAAATTTTTGATCATTCTGCAATATATATTTTAATTGCAGCATCTTATACACCTTTTTTATACCTAGTCGTTGATTCTCCAATGAACAAAATTATATTGACGATTCAATGGGTAGTGTGTATTTTAGGAATTGTTTTTAAAGCATTTTTTACTGGAAAATTTAAGTTGTTTTCCACAATGTTATATTTAATAATGGGATGGATGATTGTATTTGCTTGGAATGATTTGATAAAGAATATAAATCAAGTTTCATTAATTTATTTAATTTTGGGTGGTGTGTTATACTCACTAGGAACAATTTTTTATTCGTGGAAAATATGTAAATTTAATCATATGATTTGGCACATTTTTGTTATTTTAGGAAGTGTCTTTCATTTTTTGGCTGTATACTATTTAGTTTCATAA